The following coding sequences are from one Apus apus isolate bApuApu2 chromosome 10, bApuApu2.pri.cur, whole genome shotgun sequence window:
- the MTFMT gene encoding methionyl-tRNA formyltransferase, mitochondrial produces the protein MRGRLLRAWRRAGRAGPPWRVLFFGTDRFAVTALRALQAAREPSKDSLVSRLEVVTLPSRLPGELPVRSCAQELQLPVHEWPHTGPVGQFDVGVVASFGRLLSEELILQFPYGVLNIHPSCLPRWRGPAPIIYTVLHGDTVTGVTIMEIRPKRFDVGPIIKQEEFAVPPRCTAKELEVMLSKMGADMLMAVLKNLPESLKNKKEQPKEGVTFAPKISIEKSCIKWEEQTAAQIIQLHRAIGSMFPLQTLWKDTTVKLLDFVEVDDIPGVADQTLNDCGAVPGSLIYHRVSQTLIARCKEGWVGIKTVVLKKKLTAADFYNGYMHSWFQQNSRAVHQECRFQTLKLSTTKKTLKGREMLAQDVKQ, from the exons ATGCGGGGCCGGCTGCTGCGCGCCTGGCGCCGGGCGGGCCGCGCGGGGCCGCCCTGGCGGGTCCTGTTCTTCGGCACCGACCGCTTCGCCGTCACCGCCCTGAGAGCCCTGCAGGCGGCCCG GGAGCCCAGCAAGGACTCGCTGGTGTCCAGGCTGGAGGTGGTGACCCTGCCCTCCCGCCTGCCCGGGGAGCTGCCCGTCAGGAGCTGTGCCCAGGAGCTCCAGCTGCCTGTTCATGAGTGGCCACACACGGGACCTGTGGGCCAGTTTGACGTGGGTGTGGTGGCATCGTTTGGACGTCTCCTGAGTGAGGAGCTTATTCTGCAGTTCCCATA TGGGGTGCTGAACATCCATCCCAGCTGTCTGCCACGGTGGAGAGGTCCTGCACCAATCATCTACACAGTGCTTCATGGGGATACAGTGACTGGGGTGACAATTATGGAAATAAGACCAAAAAG GTTTGATGTAGGTCCAATCATTAAGCAAGAAGAGTTTGCAGTCCCTCCCCGCTGCACTGCAAAGGAGCTGGAGGTGATGTTATCAAAGATGGGTGCAGACATG CTGATGGCAGTTTTGAAAAACTTGcctgaaagtttaaaaaataaaaaagagcaacCAAAAGAAGGAGTCACTTTCG ctcctAAAATATCTATAGAAAAGAGTTGTATAAAATGGGAAGAGCAAACAGCTGCACAGATAATTCAGCTGCATCGTGCAATAGGAAGTATG TTTCCTTTACAGACACTCTGGAAGGATACTACTGTTAAACTTCTGGATTTTGTGGAAGTGGATGATATCCCTGGTGTTGCTG ATCAAACGTTAAATGACTGTGGAGCTGTCCCTGGTTCACTAATATACCATAGAGTGTCCCAGACTCTGATAGCTCGTTGCAAG gaaggTTGGGTTGGAATTAAAACAGTCGTATTGAAGAAGAAGCTAACAGCAGCTGACTTCTACAATGGATATATGCACTCTTGGTTCCAGCAGAACTCCAGAGCAGTTCATCAGGAATGCAGGTTTCAAACACTCAAACTTAGCACAACAAAAAAGACTCTGAAAGGGAGGGAAATGTTGGCACAGGATGTAAAACAATAG